The stretch of DNA ACGATAGAGAAATCATGTTAAACAatgatagttttattttttattaattatatgactgataaaaatatcttaacttcgaaaatttcatgaatattgaaatgtaaagCAATGATTAAAACAACCTATTGTAAGAATTCACTCTAAACTATCAAAGCgctaattgaattattatataagccttttgaaattattgttatatataaatatatacatatatatatatatatatttaaaataaatcatgctGTAGTAAACAATAGTAATTAATCGTTGgcgacgacgatgatgacaacgacgacaacgatAACAatgatgacaaaaataataacaaacgtatgattaatattattaaaccttatattttattaattattattatatgtacaaaatatacgCATGTAAAACTATATATCGTACGGTTATGTATAATGCTACATACGTATAgaatatatgttattacaCTTTCTTCCTTATACTtataacttattaattttatttcctattttggataattttagatattttaattgtatttattattaaaaatgtataattttatttatatttataatttttatatttactgatATCTTgaacgtattaaaaaattattaataaaggagaaataacatttaacaatgttacatataatcattaaatcatattagtatttattggtaagttaaaaattttgacaaattactttgataaattaataacttttaatctacaaacaagatatatatatttaaaatatattttctaccgttttatcaaaatttaaattgaattatatatcaatatatcgtgtaaaaataatagattatgCTTTGAATTGGTATAATTGTACGAAAAAAGATgcactatatttatataagtttgtATCGgcctaaatttaattttgatgaaatggtgtataaaatttatatatctatattaggCTAACCTCCGATCTCAGCGATCACATTCAttctttatttgatttaaatccAACAGCATCATTCGCTCATAGCAAATATTTACGGAGTTTCCGCTCACAGCAacatgcataaatatattacattgaaaaaattgtgttaaacTGAATGaactgttatataaataattccataaaattaaacttcaattaaaaatgacagATGGTGATAGGTGTGCGGCCATTTTGGAGTCGACTCAGTGCtggcaatttaaaataataaaactttccaAGTATATAAAGGCGCATTTTCAATGGCCGATTATAGGAATTCTTGTCATTTTTGGATTGCCTACAATGGGCCGACTCCAGAATGGCCGTTCCTGtcattttaaatttgagttcaactatatataattgtatttacaaAAGCTTATGTAGATTTAACACGGTTTTTTTCAATGAATTATGTCTATACACGTTACTGTGAGCGGAAACCCTGTAAATATACGCCGTGGGAGAATGGTACTGTCGGATTTAGATCAAATCAAGAAGAATGAACGTGATCGTCGACGGAGGTTACGTCTAGAACAggtttacatatattatacatttttatctgcAAAACTGTAAATAAAGTTTAAGTCTGCAGTGCGTATCAAACTTCTTAGAGTCTATGTCaacgaattaaattattggtTTTGTTTGCAATAATTGGAATTAGTTATCTCACTTATACTTGATAATGTAAACATTAATCAAGTGATTTAAATTTGCTAAGTGACATGTGTTACAGGTTCGACAGCAGTCAAAGGAAATATCAAACCGATTGTTAGAACGTGCTAAAAAGATAGCAAAGGAAGAGCTTagcaaattagaaaaagatggGAAGTCAGAACTTAAGCAGATGCACGATAGAAAGATTATGGAAATACAACAGAAATATCAAGAAGATTTAGAAGATATTGGTCAAGCTCATACCTCTGCTGCTTTGCAACCGGATGTTGATGCGATAatagaagaagagagaaggaaagacAGAGCTGTGGCCTTAAAAAGAGGAAAGGATGCCGCAGAATGtttaaaagaagcaaaacAGAAAGATAGTGCAGAAACCACCCATCAAGAAAGATTGCGTAAAGTACGAGAAGTGGAAAATATGAGAGCTGCGTTGATAGCTAAACTTCCTAAACCAACATCGCCTCAGAGAAGCAACacaacagaaataaattcttctcaAGAAGATTCCAATGAAGAAATTGTTCATAAAACATTAActccagaaaaaaaaaataaaaatgtttcaaaaaagtCACCCAGAAGAACGAAGAAATCAAATGTAAAAGAGTACCAAAAAACACTATCACCTAAACCAGGCCCTTCAGGATTACAAAAGCAAGTTGCTGCGCAACTTAATAAAACTCcaaaaaagaaagacaaaGTTGATCGTATTGAACATATCATTGATAATACAGCTGATGAACAATTGCCACGAAGAACAATACCAATTAAAACACCGATTAAGGCTGACAAAGTAGGGAGATATAATCCAGAAGATTATACACAGGATACATCAGATAATATAAGCAGTATTAGTAGTAGTAGTTCTAGTTCAATTAGCGATGACTCGTCGTACTTTTCTGATGCTGCAGagcaaattacatttaaaagaacTCCAACAACAGCTTTGCCAAAGAGCAAAGTACGATTATACGACCACAATCTGCGTCAAAGAAACGTTTACGACGCGCCTCTTGGTATAGTTGAAAGAATTGACATTGGAAATGAGCCAAATGCGATAGAAGTAGCACAGACAGTGAAAAACGCAGAGAATATAAAGACACATATGTGCAAGGGTCGTAAATTAGCTGCACAGCGTCGTGGTGAAGATGCTCTTTTGCGGGAAAAAGTACGGAGAGATTATCAGACACTTATGCGAAATCTAAATCATCTTGCGCAGGAAGAACGTAAACTGAAAGCTAGTCAAATTCCATCCAATGCAGACGAAGATACGCAGATGCGATTATGCCAGAGAAAGAAATGCCAAGAAGAACATCAAAAGAGATTGAATCGTGCAGCTAAAAAAGTTTTGGATACAGAACGTATACCAAGCCAATACTCTCATCTGACGGAAAGAGTGATTACTTTACCAACGCAGAGGAAAGATAGGACATGCAATGTACCTCATTCCACATGGGAAGACCCCCATCTTCAAGAGGAAACAGATATTTGTCATACACAAGAGGATAAAGATAGCGAAATGTCGCGTGAAGAGCAAATATTGGATATGCTGAAAAAAGTCGAGAGACAAAAGAGATTGCTGCTGCAAGAGTTTGGTGCAAGCTTGCCagatgatatatttaatgcCAGTGTAAAGTCACTGTTTGAGGACAGAAGACCAGCTGAAACACCACAAGCTGCAGATACTGCCAAGCCTTTATCACCTGAGATTAAAGTCATAAATATGTCCGGTAGTGACGAGTCTGTGAAAAAGGATCGCAAAACGAAGAAACGAGATAAATCGCCCGTGAAAAAGATTGAGATTGCTGTACAGGCAGCACTGGACAAAACTAGTCCAGCGGAGAATAAGAGTGTACAAGTAGAATTACCTCAAGGAAATACAGATATGCCACATTCCACTACAGACACAACTTCACAGATACCTCATCCAATTGAACCAAAAATTACTATCATTACGCCAGAGACAGATAACAGTAGTAATGATTCATCGAGTTCTGAGATGAGTGGGATGATTATTGAAATCGACAAGAAAGAAGTGATTGTAACGCCTAAAAGAAAGACAAGTAGCGTAAGAGTGTCGAAACGACCATCGCCACGGATTTACCAAAAGATCCGTTCAAAGTCAGTTAGTTCTAAAGCGACGTCACCTATGAAGAGGTTCTCGAGATCTCAGCCAGGCTCTCGCTTAAGTAGTCCTCAGAAGAAGACAAAATGTCCGGATGCGCCGGATACAGCcggagagagaagaagagtcGATATACACGTAAGCCAATCTGCATTCAACGATGAAACAGATCCATCCCAAGAAACGAGAGTATCGATAGATGCCAGTGCGGAAAGCTCGCAGACATATTCAGGCGTGAACGATCAAGATCAATCTGCAAGCAAACCATATCGGGTACGGACGCAAATGAAGAGATGGATTCGAATAAAGGACACGTCAGACACGTCGACATCATTCGCAAGCCCGCCACCGATGAAACCTAAATCAATGTTCGATGCTTTGACTAATGTTACACCGATCTTGGAGATGTTGGATGCCTCTAGGCCTGAGGAATTGAGAAGATTACGACAAGACATCAGTCCGGTTTCCACACCGGAGACTCCTTCGCCACGTACAATGATGATGCCATCGAACATTCCACACCGTGATAGGATTAGCAGAGTActtaaatataattcgaaTGATTGTCAAACCAATGACAGTGCTATGTTTTCGTCGACACGACAAGATCAATCTACATTAACGGAACCATCGGATATTTACCAGCAAGAATCTGCGACGTCGGAATATCTACCTATTTCACAACGGCCATCAGTATCGTCTAAAGTCTGCATATGCAAAAATCCCAAATGCAAATTGTTGCATACGAAACTCGATGATATTCATGATTATGCCGCAAAGAATTGTCctgaaatattgcaaaagtaCGAGGATTTACAGAATTTATGCACGGAAAGAATAGCATCTCTAACTGATCTCATCGAAAAAGTACGAACTGAACAGAAAGGTAAAGTATTatcaaagaattatttaatatgtataattctgATTTGGTTAtctacattataaaatttttgtatgctTTGTATGtgaagtttaattaattattctaaattctcttaaaataacattgatgATATGTACATGTATGTGTTAAAACATCATTTTTATGTGGCATAGAACaacattacatatttattgcaGGTATGGATTTTTCTCTAATTGCTCCAAGCGACGAAACCAGCTTAATGCAATTATCTTCACGATTAATGCGTGACGACGAACAAGCAGTGCGCAGACTGATTGAGAGTATAGAAGCAATCCATGCCCAGCTTGCAAAAACTCTCCTTGAATCCCAAAGGTTTGTAGGGAGCGAAGCAGTCCCACAGGATGGATCTTCACGTGACGCGGAAGTCCAAGCGACCACTTCTACTCCCAGAAGTAAATTAGTAGATACAGTTACAGCACATGTACAGAAATCCGAAATAGTAAAAGGCAAAGCTAAGCCAAAGATTGTAAGTGATGAAAGAGTTAATATACAGCTTAATCGATTTAAAATGCAGCAAAAGCCTCAAGCAATGCCTGCAACAAGAACGTCAGAACGTAATTCTTGGCCGCCGTATACACTTCCTCTTCGCGAAGAGgagataatagaaaaattgtcgAAAGAGATTTTGGAACAAAGCAAAAGCCTGGACAAAGCAAGCAGCGCCTTTGTATCTTTAAAAGGAACTGATGAAATCTCTGCACAGCATAAAATGTCTCCTAAAGATATTAGTCTAAAAAAAAGCATCTCATTAGAACGCGAAACGGACAATAAAGCTACAAAAGAAATCGCTCCTATTCAAGAGgtaaattgtacattttcagttattggataaaaatataaaaaaatataggaaaagacataatatttctacaaattcgtttatgtatattatattgagacacaattgttatatattattttttatacgtattttCAGGTAACAAAAGAAAACGATTTCATTCCTATGTTAACTGGCATTCCCAAAACGCGCAACACTGTAACATCGATAGGTGCAAGGCCTAAACCTCCTATTACATTGCTAAATGGAATATACAGGTAAaatcaatgaaataatttttttatacaagtgttcgaattacatttttatttaaaatttttttatatttcacaaacTATGCTGatcattgtattttatttgaaatataggCCAGAATTAGAATCAGGGCATGAGTTATCAACGATAGTGGAATTTGATACAACGGATACAGTTAGTAAAAGCGTCAAGAGTCCGACAAAATCTAAGCCGTCCGTGCATGTGGCTCCATTACCCGTGCAACAGAATCAAAATTCTTTGCCGAAATTAATAGATCCGACATCTAACATAAAACGTTTTGACGAAAAGTATTTTTCTACGCAAAGTTCACAGGAAACCACAACTATCTGCAGTTCTcctgaaaagataaaaaatacggCCGATTGCCTCTCGGCAACAAAAACTGAAGCTGAGCGAGAGAGTACACTTGAAAAACACAACAAGCAATTACAATGTACACCGACACATGCTACAACTACAGAAGAACCTATTTCTCAAGCGAAAGATAAACTCGATTCTTCTATAAGTACCGATCTTAACAATCTGCATAAAGATGGTAAATACAAAACGACATCTACCAGTTTGTATAGTTTTTCCGGATTGTCTGGCATTTCCGAAATAGCGAGTTCTCCATCGTCAGATGTTCTGAAGAATGTTTCATCTCCGGAAGAAATGGAAACTGctctaaaaaaattaggtCTGGGCTGGGCCGTCACGACATTAAAGAAAACTCGAGAAGCAAGTGCTCTTAGTTCATCTTCAAATTCCGATGTTACACCGGTAAATACAGGTAGAAGAATGATTTCTCCCGGTAAGAAACATGATCCAAGCGCACTTCCTGAAATCAGTGACGTATCGTCGATATCGATTAAAGAAGCTAGCAAGAGTACTGAGCAAGCTGTGCTCTTAAAAGGAAGGACTTCTACGCctaaatttcataattctaattctaaCAGTGACGGATCCAGTACTATACATACATCTGGGAGCATTCAAGATGCAAGTGATAGTTTAACTGTACCTAATGTGTCacttacaaaaacaaaatctGATAATAAGCTATTACAAAATCCCTGACATAaagtgttttttatatataattttattatttacttattacagGTATATCATatgatatttcttatatttgggGTTTTACAGGGAATTAGTTATGAGATacgatattttcaatatgGGACCATTTTtgaatgttaatatataaatgactTTTATCTTGTACAATAACGATTACAACGAAGAGTGTACTTATACTTTTGCTacaagtataaattatataaataagcgTAAGATAAGGAGGACTACATTCctaaataacataaaagtcTATAAGATGTGGAATAATTTGGAtatctttaaatttgttatctgGCTTGCACTAAACGAACAAGATAATGTATTGCAATCGATATTCTTAATATCTTATGACTGGACATaagaaaatttggaaaaatttcttttttattttgtattattttacttgatatgaaattgtttgaaatcataaaactaaaatactTACTAGTTCTATATTATGATTGCAAATggatgaaattgaaaaatgttgaattatgACTATCATGTTCAGATTAGCAAGATGTACtctaataatttgaaacatgAGATTATCGATTTATTGTGTTAAGAGTATGAAATAAAGACTGAGAGCAATATTAAATGCATATGGCTTGtaagaaatgtattatttgtaaaataagaaAGCTAGAGatagacatttaaaaaaacagaagATCTATATGAAGTATGTGCCTACAAATCTGCAttctgattttatatatatatactttgtattttttttaaatatatatatatatatatgaatatttatctggtttttttttctatgaatttaataaaaagataaaaaaccgatataatattatatacatttgattagattttaaaatgtattaatttgcataaaatgaaagatttacaataaatataacaaatgatTTCTGTCATGTTTGGTATTTgactaataaaaaagtaaaaaatatgctttatatgaaatatttaattaatatataaaataaatatataaaaaattgagcattttatttaaaaaacaaagtattttaatCTAATCCACATGAGACATGGATTAGATTAAACCACTATAGTGGCGGTGTTTAACAAAGTACTAGAACATTAGAGACGTGATGgtgtatatttgttaaatattatattttaaatattttaattgcttgaaatatttatacttatctATAGTAAACTTTCATTTCTCAGATATCAATCATTTTTCTTCCCTCTTTGAATGTGGCGGTTAGTCTCGTCACATTTGCTCTCGACCAATCAGCAAAATGTCGGAAAATGTCCGGACCTTTACTTG from Linepithema humile isolate Giens D197 chromosome 2, Lhum_UNIL_v1.0, whole genome shotgun sequence encodes:
- the LOC105678885 gene encoding uncharacterized protein; its protein translation is MSIHVTVSGNPVNIRRGRMVLSDLDQIKKNERDRRRRLRLEQVRQQSKEISNRLLERAKKIAKEELSKLEKDGKSELKQMHDRKIMEIQQKYQEDLEDIGQAHTSAALQPDVDAIIEEERRKDRAVALKRGKDAAECLKEAKQKDSAETTHQERLRKVREVENMRAALIAKLPKPTSPQRSNTTEINSSQEDSNEEIVHKTLTPEKKNKNVSKKSPRRTKKSNVKEYQKTLSPKPGPSGLQKQVAAQLNKTPKKKDKVDRIEHIIDNTADEQLPRRTIPIKTPIKADKVGRYNPEDYTQDTSDNISSISSSSSSSISDDSSYFSDAAEQITFKRTPTTALPKSKVRLYDHNLRQRNVYDAPLGIVERIDIGNEPNAIEVAQTVKNAENIKTHMCKGRKLAAQRRGEDALLREKVRRDYQTLMRNLNHLAQEERKLKASQIPSNADEDTQMRLCQRKKCQEEHQKRLNRAAKKVLDTERIPSQYSHLTERVITLPTQRKDRTCNVPHSTWEDPHLQEETDICHTQEDKDSEMSREEQILDMLKKVERQKRLLLQEFGASLPDDIFNASVKSLFEDRRPAETPQAADTAKPLSPEIKVINMSGSDESVKKDRKTKKRDKSPVKKIEIAVQAALDKTSPAENKSVQVELPQGNTDMPHSTTDTTSQIPHPIEPKITIITPETDNSSNDSSSSEMSGMIIEIDKKEVIVTPKRKTSSVRVSKRPSPRIYQKIRSKSVSSKATSPMKRFSRSQPGSRLSSPQKKTKCPDAPDTAGERRRVDIHVSQSAFNDETDPSQETRVSIDASAESSQTYSGVNDQDQSASKPYRVRTQMKRWIRIKDTSDTSTSFASPPPMKPKSMFDALTNVTPILEMLDASRPEELRRLRQDISPVSTPETPSPRTMMMPSNIPHRDRISRVLKYNSNDCQTNDSAMFSSTRQDQSTLTEPSDIYQQESATSEYLPISQRPSVSSKVCICKNPKCKLLHTKLDDIHDYAAKNCPEILQKYEDLQNLCTERIASLTDLIEKVRTEQKGMDFSLIAPSDETSLMQLSSRLMRDDEQAVRRLIESIEAIHAQLAKTLLESQRFVGSEAVPQDGSSRDAEVQATTSTPRSKLVDTVTAHVQKSEIVKGKAKPKIVSDERVNIQLNRFKMQQKPQAMPATRTSERNSWPPYTLPLREEEIIEKLSKEILEQSKSLDKASSAFVSLKGTDEISAQHKMSPKDISLKKSISLERETDNKATKEIAPIQEVTKENDFIPMLTGIPKTRNTVTSIGARPKPPITLLNGIYRPELESGHELSTIVEFDTTDTVSKSVKSPTKSKPSVHVAPLPVQQNQNSLPKLIDPTSNIKRFDEKYFSTQSSQETTTICSSPEKIKNTADCLSATKTEAERESTLEKHNKQLQCTPTHATTTEEPISQAKDKLDSSISTDLNNLHKDGKYKTTSTSLYSFSGLSGISEIASSPSSDVLKNVSSPEEMETALKKLGLGWAVTTLKKTREASALSSSSNSDVTPVNTGRRMISPGKKHDPSALPEISDVSSISIKEASKSTEQAVLLKGRTSTPKFHNSNSNSDGSSTIHTSGSIQDASDSLTVPNVSLTKTKSDNKLLQNP